One Halalkalicoccus sp. NIPERK01 DNA window includes the following coding sequences:
- a CDS encoding HAD family hydrolase yields the protein MALRAVVFDLDYTLAVVSRDRSTLLAEASDAVGVPAVSRETYGEAHQRAHAHETRGPIFSDLLDGGDGEALAEAYRNAIADSLTPIEGAESLITTLQDRYAVGLLTNGPVVAQRDKLRTLGWEGLFDAAVITGELEEGKPHPGAFEAILDALGVDPEEAVYVGDGVETDVAGATGIGMAVVQVLYPDGPGPDPRADAHVDRADLVSDLPDLVAQFD from the coding sequence ATGGCACTCAGAGCGGTCGTGTTCGACCTTGATTACACCCTCGCGGTGGTGTCGCGCGACCGGTCGACCCTGCTTGCGGAGGCCTCCGACGCGGTCGGCGTTCCCGCGGTCTCCCGGGAGACCTACGGCGAGGCCCACCAGCGCGCACACGCCCACGAGACGCGCGGGCCGATCTTCTCGGACCTGCTCGACGGGGGCGACGGCGAGGCGCTCGCGGAGGCGTATCGAAACGCGATCGCCGACAGCCTCACGCCGATCGAGGGGGCCGAATCGCTGATCACGACCCTCCAGGATCGGTACGCGGTCGGCCTGCTGACCAACGGACCGGTCGTCGCCCAGCGCGACAAACTGCGGACGCTCGGCTGGGAGGGGCTGTTCGACGCGGCGGTCATCACCGGCGAACTCGAGGAGGGGAAACCCCATCCGGGGGCGTTCGAGGCGATCCTCGATGCGCTCGGGGTCGATCCCGAGGAGGCGGTCTACGTCGGCGACGGCGTCGAGACCGACGTCGCGGGCGCGACCGGGATCGGCATGGCCGTCGTCCAGGTGCTGTACCCGGACGGGCCCGGCCCCGATCCGCGGGCGGACGCCCACGTCGACCGGGCCGACCTCGTGAGCGACCTCCCCGATCTGGTCGCTCAGTTCGACTGA
- the pyrF gene encoding orotidine-5'-phosphate decarboxylase has protein sequence MDFFERLRERIDERDSVVCVGLDPDPDRLPEHLREHDLPRWAFNRRIIDATHPHAAAYKPNAAFYEDPEGWRTLTETIAYAHGKDVPVILDAKRADIGNTARQYAKLLDRADAITANPYMGRDSLEPFLSNAGKGVFVLCRTSNPGGADLQDLELASGEAVYERVAALCDLWNANDNVGLVVGATAPEELEELREQVPDLPFLVPGVGSQGGDAEAAIEFGLAGGVGLVNSSRSIIFAGEGEDFAKAAGEAAKRLKRRLNRYR, from the coding sequence ATGGACTTCTTCGAACGACTCCGCGAGCGGATCGACGAGCGCGACTCGGTCGTCTGCGTCGGCCTCGATCCCGACCCCGATCGGCTCCCCGAGCACCTCCGCGAACACGACCTCCCGCGGTGGGCGTTCAACCGCCGGATCATCGACGCGACCCATCCCCATGCCGCCGCCTACAAGCCCAACGCCGCCTTCTACGAGGATCCAGAGGGGTGGCGCACGCTCACGGAGACGATCGCCTACGCCCACGGGAAGGACGTGCCGGTCATCCTCGACGCCAAACGCGCCGACATCGGCAATACGGCGAGACAGTACGCGAAACTCCTCGACCGCGCCGACGCCATCACCGCGAACCCCTACATGGGGCGGGATTCGCTCGAACCGTTCCTCTCGAACGCCGGGAAGGGCGTGTTCGTGCTCTGCCGGACCTCGAATCCCGGCGGCGCGGACCTCCAGGACCTCGAACTCGCCTCCGGCGAGGCCGTCTACGAGCGGGTCGCCGCGCTCTGTGACCTGTGGAACGCGAACGACAACGTCGGCCTCGTGGTCGGCGCGACCGCGCCCGAGGAGCTAGAGGAGCTTCGCGAGCAGGTCCCCGACCTTCCCTTCCTCGTGCCCGGCGTCGGATCGCAGGGCGGGGACGCGGAGGCCGCCATCGAGTTCGGCCTCGCCGGCGGGGTGGGCCTGGTCAACTCCTCGCGGAGCATCATCTTTGCAGGAGAGGGCGAGGACTTCGCGAAGGCCGCGGGCGAGGCGGCCAAACGCCTCAAACGGCGGTTGAACCGGTATCGGTAG
- a CDS encoding inositol monophosphatase, which translates to MDDLATRAAVAERAARAGGDLAMSEFRTDIAVETKEDKTDVVTQADRDAQSRAIEVIREEFPSDAIVGEEEDALKEVPEEGPAWVIDPIDGTSNFVRSIPIWATSVAATVDGEPVAATNAMPAIDDYYVADADETRLNGEPVDVSDRTDPEACTVAPTLWWDFDQREAFARVVRGVVERFGDVRRFGCAQATLSLVADGGLDGALSDVRPNPWDTVAGVHLLRNAGGEATDVAGERWRHDSRGLVVSNGHVHGAVLDAVRSVTER; encoded by the coding sequence ATGGACGATCTGGCAACGAGGGCCGCGGTCGCCGAACGCGCCGCCCGCGCCGGCGGCGACCTCGCGATGTCGGAGTTCCGAACCGACATCGCCGTCGAGACCAAAGAGGACAAGACCGACGTGGTGACGCAGGCCGATCGGGACGCACAATCGAGAGCCATCGAGGTCATCCGCGAGGAGTTCCCGAGCGACGCGATCGTCGGCGAGGAAGAGGACGCGCTGAAGGAGGTCCCCGAAGAGGGGCCGGCGTGGGTGATCGACCCGATCGACGGCACCAGCAATTTTGTACGATCGATCCCGATCTGGGCGACGAGCGTCGCCGCGACGGTCGACGGCGAACCCGTCGCCGCGACCAACGCGATGCCCGCGATCGACGACTACTACGTGGCCGACGCTGATGAAACGCGCCTGAACGGCGAACCCGTGGACGTTAGCGACCGGACGGACCCCGAGGCCTGCACGGTGGCGCCGACGTTGTGGTGGGACTTCGACCAGCGCGAGGCGTTCGCCCGGGTCGTCCGGGGGGTCGTCGAGCGCTTCGGCGACGTGCGCCGGTTCGGCTGTGCGCAGGCCACGCTCTCGCTCGTCGCCGACGGCGGCCTCGACGGGGCGCTGAGCGACGTCCGCCCGAACCCGTGGGACACCGTCGCTGGCGTCCACCTCCTGCGCAACGCGGGCGGCGAGGCGACGGACGTCGCGGGCGAACGCTGGCGCCACGACAGCCGCGGGCTCGTGGTGTCGAACGGCCACGTCCACGGGGCGGTCCTCGACGCGGTCCGGTCCGTTACCGAGCGGTAG
- the hisS gene encoding histidine--tRNA ligase, translating into MYKRIKGFRDFYPEEMRARRAVTEQLEETARRYGFREIGTPALERTRMYVEKSGEEITDELYHFTDQGGRDVAMTPELTPTAARMVVAKQQELSKPIKWFSTRPFWRYEQVQQGRFREFYQTNVDVFGSAEPEADAEVLAYCADALTGLGLTGEEFEFRVSHRDILGGLLEAFDATVDTREAIRAVDKREKIEEGEYYGLLSDAGLSNAQAEQFDALLSTDDLGELAEFAGTDRVEAAVGNLEAVLEAAEDFGAREHCTISLETARGLDYYTGVVFECFDSAGEVSRSVFGGGRYDDLIEGFGGQPTPAVGFAVGHETLSLLLDRADARPAGAFRTDYYVLSVGDTRPVAARVARELRERGHRVETDLSDRSFGAQMNYADGIDAETVVIVGERDLETGEITVKDMRSGDQTTTPVESFPGESERPTYDDLA; encoded by the coding sequence ATGTACAAGCGGATCAAGGGGTTTCGCGACTTCTACCCCGAGGAGATGCGCGCGCGCCGCGCGGTGACCGAGCAGTTAGAGGAGACCGCCCGGCGCTACGGCTTCCGGGAGATCGGCACGCCCGCCTTAGAGCGAACGCGGATGTACGTCGAGAAGAGCGGCGAGGAGATCACCGACGAACTCTACCACTTCACCGACCAGGGCGGGCGCGACGTGGCGATGACGCCCGAACTCACCCCGACGGCGGCGCGGATGGTCGTCGCCAAACAACAGGAGCTCTCGAAGCCGATCAAGTGGTTTTCCACCAGGCCGTTCTGGCGCTACGAACAGGTCCAGCAGGGGCGCTTTCGCGAGTTCTACCAGACCAACGTCGACGTCTTCGGCTCCGCCGAACCCGAGGCCGACGCCGAGGTCCTCGCGTACTGTGCCGACGCGCTCACGGGATTGGGGCTCACGGGCGAGGAGTTCGAGTTCCGCGTCTCGCACCGCGACATCCTCGGGGGGCTTCTCGAGGCGTTCGACGCGACGGTCGATACCCGCGAGGCGATCCGCGCGGTCGACAAGCGCGAGAAGATCGAGGAAGGGGAGTACTACGGCCTGCTGAGCGACGCCGGCCTCTCGAACGCGCAGGCCGAGCAGTTCGACGCGCTGCTCTCGACGGACGACCTCGGGGAACTCGCCGAGTTCGCGGGGACCGACCGGGTCGAGGCGGCGGTCGGAAACCTCGAAGCCGTCCTCGAGGCCGCCGAGGACTTCGGCGCGCGCGAGCACTGTACGATCTCGCTGGAGACCGCCCGCGGGCTGGATTACTACACGGGCGTCGTCTTCGAGTGTTTCGACTCGGCGGGCGAGGTGAGTCGATCCGTCTTCGGCGGCGGCCGCTACGACGACCTGATCGAGGGGTTCGGCGGCCAGCCCACGCCCGCGGTGGGGTTCGCCGTCGGCCACGAGACGCTCTCGCTCCTGTTGGACCGGGCGGACGCCCGACCCGCCGGGGCGTTCCGGACCGACTACTACGTCCTCTCTGTGGGCGACACCCGCCCGGTCGCGGCCCGCGTCGCCCGCGAGTTGCGCGAGCGGGGCCACCGCGTCGAGACCGACCTCTCGGACCGGAGCTTCGGCGCGCAGATGAACTACGCCGACGGGATCGACGCCGAGACGGTCGTGATCGTCGGCGAGCGCGACCTCGAAACCGGCGAGATCACCGTCAAGGACATGCGCTCGGGGGACCAGACGACGACCCCCGTCGAGTCGTTCCCCGGCGAGTCAGAGCGGCCGACCTACGACGACCTCGCGTAG
- a CDS encoding DMT family transporter, translating into MDLGLLASILAALLWGGYLVALKRFFSEYSAGVIIVVVHAVAIALYTPVALVRVPRGALGALVAGAPGLAVVVVSNALAFMAFIRAIETGEISYVAPISKIVPVFVLPIEIVLLGEHLTALQISGVALATLAVYVANFTGGSLLDPIRHALGSRAAGFALLSAALYAVGDVGRRITLQELALPPELLVLGLLGGMALVLSPHAARTWDGIGGDWPKFLAAGTLVAVSEHLTALAFSLVPASIASPVINTQAIVAVVLGGLFLHEAAFRTRLIAAMLAVVGVGLIAL; encoded by the coding sequence ATGGACCTCGGTCTACTCGCAAGCATTCTCGCCGCCCTGCTCTGGGGTGGCTATCTCGTCGCGCTCAAGCGCTTCTTTTCGGAGTACTCCGCGGGGGTCATCATCGTGGTCGTCCACGCGGTCGCCATCGCGCTGTACACGCCGGTCGCACTCGTGCGCGTTCCCCGGGGCGCCCTCGGAGCGCTCGTCGCCGGCGCGCCGGGGCTCGCGGTCGTCGTCGTCTCCAACGCGCTGGCGTTCATGGCGTTCATCCGGGCGATCGAGACCGGCGAGATATCCTACGTCGCGCCGATCAGCAAGATCGTGCCCGTTTTCGTCCTGCCGATCGAGATCGTCCTCCTCGGCGAGCATCTCACCGCCCTCCAGATCTCGGGGGTGGCGCTCGCGACGCTCGCGGTCTACGTCGCGAACTTCACCGGCGGGTCGCTTCTGGACCCGATTCGTCACGCGCTCGGGTCGCGTGCGGCCGGGTTCGCGCTGCTCAGCGCGGCGCTGTACGCCGTCGGCGACGTGGGCCGGCGGATCACGCTTCAGGAACTCGCGCTCCCCCCGGAACTGCTCGTCCTCGGCCTCCTGGGCGGGATGGCGCTGGTCCTCTCGCCACACGCCGCCCGGACGTGGGACGGGATCGGCGGGGACTGGCCGAAGTTCCTCGCGGCGGGGACGCTGGTCGCGGTCTCGGAACACCTCACGGCGCTCGCGTTCTCGCTCGTACCCGCGAGCATCGCCTCGCCGGTCATCAACACGCAGGCGATCGTCGCCGTCGTCCTCGGGGGGCTTTTCCTCCACGAGGCGGCGTTTCGCACCCGGTTGATCGCCGCGATGCTCGCCGTGGTTGGGGTGGGGCTGATCGCGCTGTGA
- a CDS encoding alpha hydrolase: MDLGLLYSAGKDSSLAALLLDPFYTVTLVTATFGITDDWNHARRTAEAAGFDFRTLDLDPAVAEAAVDRMIADGSPRNAIQEVHTHALEELAGEGFSAVADGTRRDDRVPTVPRAQAQSLEDRHGVDYVAPLSGFGRGAVDQLVDARLDVESGPSESVPRADYEAELRALLAEREGRAAVSAVFPDHEQSHVTDFR; the protein is encoded by the coding sequence ATGGACCTCGGGCTGCTGTACAGCGCCGGCAAGGACTCCTCGCTCGCGGCGCTGTTGCTCGATCCGTTCTACACCGTCACCCTCGTCACCGCGACCTTCGGGATCACCGACGACTGGAACCACGCCCGGCGGACGGCCGAAGCCGCCGGCTTCGACTTCCGGACGCTCGACCTCGATCCGGCCGTCGCGGAGGCGGCCGTCGACCGGATGATCGCCGACGGCTCCCCCCGAAACGCCATCCAGGAGGTCCACACGCACGCCCTGGAAGAACTCGCGGGCGAGGGGTTCTCGGCGGTCGCCGATGGCACCCGGCGCGACGACCGGGTCCCGACGGTCCCGCGGGCGCAGGCCCAGAGCCTGGAGGACCGCCACGGCGTCGACTACGTCGCGCCCCTCTCGGGGTTCGGTCGCGGGGCGGTCGACCAGCTCGTCGACGCCCGACTCGACGTCGAGTCGGGACCCAGCGAGTCGGTCCCACGGGCCGACTACGAGGCCGAACTCCGCGCGCTGCTCGCCGAGCGCGAGGGGCGGGCGGCCGTCTCGGCGGTCTTTCCCGATCACGAACAGAGCCACGTCACCGACTTTCGATAG
- a CDS encoding DNA-binding protein, which produces MSERPDDERLEELRQKKLEQLQDQQQGGGEGSEEAQQQAQQQADAQKKAMLRQHLTDGARKRLNSVRMSKPDFAEQVERQVLALAQSGRIQGKIDEQKMKALLQELTPEQKSFDIKRR; this is translated from the coding sequence ATGAGCGAACGCCCGGACGACGAGCGACTGGAGGAGCTCAGACAGAAGAAGCTCGAACAGCTACAGGACCAACAGCAGGGCGGTGGCGAGGGATCGGAGGAGGCCCAACAACAGGCCCAACAGCAGGCCGACGCCCAGAAGAAGGCGATGCTCCGCCAGCACCTCACCGACGGGGCCAGAAAGCGGCTCAACTCCGTGCGCATGAGCAAGCCCGACTTCGCGGAGCAGGTCGAACGCCAGGTGCTCGCGCTCGCCCAGAGCGGCCGGATTCAGGGCAAGATCGACGAACAGAAGATGAAAGCGCTGTTGCAGGAACTCACGCCCGAGCAGAAGAGCTTCGACATCAAGCGGCGCTGA
- a CDS encoding 30S ribosomal protein S19e has protein sequence MTTLYDVPADELIEALSDRLDDRIDQPEWAAYAKTGASRELPPEREDFWTVRAASLLRKVAVDGPVGVERLATHYGSAKRGSNRYTVAPPKQTDASDNLIRTILQQLEDEGLVSQQGDAGRVLTAEGRSLLDETAGEVLAEIAAERPELERYA, from the coding sequence ATGACGACGCTCTACGACGTTCCGGCCGACGAGCTCATCGAGGCGCTCTCGGACCGACTCGACGACCGCATCGACCAGCCGGAGTGGGCCGCCTACGCGAAGACCGGCGCGAGCCGCGAGCTCCCGCCCGAACGCGAGGACTTCTGGACGGTCCGTGCGGCGAGCCTGCTTCGAAAGGTCGCCGTCGACGGCCCCGTCGGGGTCGAGCGCCTCGCGACCCACTACGGCAGCGCGAAGCGCGGCTCGAACCGATACACGGTCGCCCCGCCGAAACAGACCGACGCCAGCGACAACCTCATCCGGACGATCCTCCAGCAGCTCGAGGACGAGGGGCTCGTCTCCCAGCAGGGCGACGCGGGCCGCGTGCTGACCGCCGAGGGCCGCAGCCTGCTTGACGAGACCGCCGGCGAGGTGCTCGCCGAGATCGCAGCCGAGCGTCCCGAACTCGAACGCTACGCCTGA
- the thiL gene encoding thiamine-phosphate kinase, translated as MDERAALRMLSGALSHAGDDAAVVGDLLVTTDMLHETTDFPAGTTRYTAGWRAVGASLSDVAAMGGEATAAVAVYAAPEFREEEIRGFVAGASAVCDLVGGAYVGGDLDTHGEFTVATTVVGACVEPVYRSGARPGEAVCVTGTLGRSAAALELFRDGERDRANDLFRFEPRVGAGRALAPHASAMMDSSDGLARSLHQLAEASDCGFSIESDAIPVDGAAREVADDPLETALFFGEDFELVFTLPKTELSTVESASPTPITVVGEVRKAGVEMDGEALADRGFTHG; from the coding sequence ATGGACGAACGCGCCGCCCTCCGGATGCTCTCGGGGGCGCTCTCGCACGCCGGCGACGACGCCGCCGTGGTCGGGGACCTGCTGGTGACGACCGACATGCTCCACGAGACGACCGACTTCCCCGCGGGGACGACGCGATACACCGCCGGCTGGCGGGCCGTCGGGGCCTCCCTGTCGGACGTGGCGGCGATGGGCGGCGAGGCCACGGCGGCAGTTGCGGTCTACGCCGCCCCCGAATTCAGGGAAGAGGAGATCCGCGGGTTCGTCGCGGGCGCGAGCGCGGTCTGTGACCTCGTCGGCGGGGCGTACGTCGGCGGCGACCTCGACACCCACGGGGAGTTCACCGTCGCCACGACGGTCGTCGGCGCCTGTGTGGAACCGGTGTATCGCTCGGGGGCGCGGCCCGGCGAGGCGGTCTGCGTTACCGGCACCCTCGGGCGCAGCGCCGCGGCCCTCGAACTGTTCCGGGACGGCGAGCGCGACCGGGCGAACGACCTCTTCCGGTTCGAGCCGCGGGTCGGCGCCGGGCGCGCGCTCGCGCCCCACGCGAGCGCAATGATGGATTCGAGCGACGGCCTCGCCAGGTCGTTACACCAACTCGCCGAGGCGAGCGACTGCGGGTTTTCGATCGAGAGCGACGCGATCCCCGTCGACGGGGCGGCACGGGAGGTGGCGGACGACCCCCTTGAGACGGCCCTCTTCTTCGGCGAGGACTTCGAACTCGTGTTCACGCTCCCGAAGACGGAGCTATCGACGGTCGAATCGGCCTCGCCGACGCCGATCACGGTCGTCGGCGAGGTGAGAAAGGCGGGCGTCGAGATGGACGGCGAGGCGCTCGCGGACAGGGGGTTCACCCACGGCTGA
- a CDS encoding site-2 protease family protein yields the protein MSEAPTEPPVADVEDVFFVYESETDGDVLRYYGTPRTDGRTVMQELWPVFRERGYEVRLTREYGEWVLVAEPIDLGVDGVPWTNVVLFVATVVSTLFAGSLWYHLDPFSPEVVHAWPFTIAIMGVLGVHELGHYVLSRHHRVSASLPYFIPIPTLIGTMGAVIKMKGQIPSRKALFDIGVAGPLAGLVATVVVTVIGLHLPPVTAPASLLGDPNAVQIELGYPPLLEALAWLVDQPLRYEDPATSVNPVVIGGWVGMFVTFLNMIPVGQLDGGHVLRAILGEESERIAAFVPLALFSLAGYLHYVRDVPGDAAFIWAFWGFLALVFSFVGSATPIDDRELGPKRIAIGVLTIVLGLLCFTPVPIQVVG from the coding sequence ATGAGCGAGGCCCCGACCGAACCCCCGGTCGCCGACGTCGAGGACGTGTTCTTCGTCTACGAGTCGGAAACCGACGGCGACGTCCTCCGGTACTACGGTACGCCCCGGACCGACGGTCGCACCGTGATGCAGGAGCTCTGGCCCGTGTTCCGCGAGCGCGGCTACGAGGTCCGCCTGACCCGCGAGTACGGCGAGTGGGTGCTCGTCGCCGAACCGATCGACCTCGGCGTCGACGGCGTCCCGTGGACGAACGTCGTCCTGTTCGTCGCGACGGTCGTCTCGACGCTCTTCGCGGGATCGCTCTGGTACCACCTCGATCCCTTCTCGCCCGAGGTCGTCCACGCGTGGCCCTTCACGATCGCGATCATGGGCGTCCTCGGCGTTCACGAACTCGGCCACTACGTTCTGAGCAGGCATCACCGGGTCAGCGCCTCGCTGCCGTACTTCATCCCGATCCCGACCCTGATCGGGACGATGGGGGCGGTGATCAAGATGAAAGGCCAGATCCCGAGTCGGAAGGCGCTGTTCGACATCGGGGTCGCGGGTCCGCTGGCGGGGCTGGTCGCGACCGTCGTCGTCACCGTGATCGGACTCCACCTCCCGCCCGTGACCGCTCCCGCGAGCCTGCTCGGGGATCCCAACGCCGTCCAGATCGAACTCGGCTACCCGCCCCTGCTCGAGGCACTCGCGTGGCTCGTCGATCAACCCCTCCGATACGAGGACCCCGCTACGTCGGTCAACCCGGTCGTGATCGGCGGCTGGGTCGGGATGTTCGTCACCTTCCTGAACATGATCCCGGTCGGCCAACTCGACGGCGGCCACGTCCTGCGGGCGATCCTCGGCGAGGAATCCGAGCGGATCGCCGCGTTCGTCCCCCTCGCGCTCTTCTCGCTGGCGGGCTACCTCCACTACGTCCGCGACGTCCCCGGCGACGCCGCGTTCATCTGGGCGTTCTGGGGCTTTCTCGCGCTCGTGTTCTCCTTCGTCGGCTCCGCGACCCCGATCGACGACCGCGAACTCGGGCCGAAACGGATCGCCATCGGCGTGCTCACCATCGTCCTCGGACTGCTGTGTTTCACGCCGGTCCCGATCCAGGTCGTCGGCTGA
- a CDS encoding molybdopterin synthase: protein MYVLGIVGPSDSGKTRLVESLAARLAERGRVAAVKRLGESPTIDTAGTDTDRHREAGAATTYGLADGEWFAAGVDRTLAETLDELASSHDYALVEGFADAAIPQVALGGRDHRGETVATAEDADGIDTGAVIEALESTEPYVTLDALVRRAKDSDWADRAGAIATFTGRVRERDGVEDAPTEFLEFETYEGVAERRLATIREELEAREGVYEVLMHHRTGVIESGADIVFVVVLAGHREEAFRTVEDGIDRLKDEVPIFKKEVTADEEFWVHTRV from the coding sequence ATGTACGTACTCGGGATCGTCGGCCCCTCCGACAGCGGAAAGACCCGTCTGGTCGAATCACTCGCGGCCCGCCTCGCCGAGCGCGGACGCGTCGCCGCGGTCAAACGGCTGGGCGAGTCCCCGACGATCGACACCGCCGGAACCGACACCGACCGACACCGCGAGGCCGGCGCGGCGACCACGTACGGGCTGGCCGACGGGGAGTGGTTCGCAGCCGGGGTCGACCGGACGCTCGCGGAAACGCTCGACGAACTCGCGTCAAGCCACGACTACGCCCTCGTCGAGGGGTTCGCCGACGCGGCGATCCCACAGGTCGCCCTCGGCGGTCGGGACCACCGCGGCGAGACGGTCGCGACCGCCGAGGACGCCGACGGGATCGACACCGGGGCCGTGATCGAAGCACTCGAATCGACCGAGCCCTACGTGACGCTCGACGCGCTCGTCCGGCGCGCGAAGGACTCGGACTGGGCGGATCGGGCGGGCGCGATCGCCACCTTCACCGGACGCGTCCGCGAGAGGGACGGCGTCGAGGACGCCCCGACCGAGTTCCTCGAGTTCGAGACCTACGAGGGGGTCGCCGAGCGGCGTCTCGCGACGATCCGAGAGGAGCTAGAGGCGCGCGAGGGCGTCTACGAGGTGCTGATGCACCACCGGACCGGCGTCATCGAGTCGGGCGCGGACATCGTCTTCGTCGTCGTGCTCGCGGGCCACCGTGAGGAGGCCTTCCGGACCGTCGAGGACGGCATCGACCGCCTCAAAGACGAGGTCCCGATCTTCAAGAAGGAGGTGACGGCCGACGAGGAGTTCTGGGTCCACACCCGGGTCTGA
- the pyrH gene encoding UMP kinase → MNVVVSIGGSVLAPDLGANRVAEHAAVIRDLADDGCSVGAVVGGGGIAREYISTGRELGANEIELDTIGIDVTRLNGRLLIAALGEAVVPAPIETYEEAGEVLRNGDVCVMGGVAPAQTTDAVSAALAEYTNADLLVYATSVPGVFDADPNEDPDAERFERITAGELVDVIADIEMTAGSSAPVDLLAAKIIQRSGMRTIVLDGTEPERVASAVRYGDHDGTDVVPEGVGDEPTYWAEDER, encoded by the coding sequence ATGAACGTGGTCGTTTCTATCGGTGGCAGCGTTCTCGCGCCGGATCTCGGTGCGAACCGGGTCGCCGAGCACGCCGCCGTGATCCGGGACCTCGCGGACGACGGCTGTTCGGTCGGCGCGGTCGTCGGCGGTGGGGGGATCGCACGCGAGTACATCTCCACCGGTCGCGAACTCGGGGCGAACGAGATCGAACTCGACACCATCGGGATCGACGTCACCCGACTCAACGGCCGGCTGTTGATCGCCGCGCTCGGCGAGGCGGTCGTTCCCGCCCCGATCGAGACCTACGAGGAGGCCGGTGAGGTGCTGCGAAACGGCGACGTCTGCGTGATGGGCGGGGTCGCGCCGGCACAGACGACCGACGCCGTCAGCGCCGCCCTCGCGGAGTACACCAACGCCGACCTGCTGGTGTACGCGACGAGCGTCCCCGGCGTGTTCGACGCCGACCCGAACGAGGACCCCGACGCCGAGCGGTTCGAACGAATCACCGCCGGCGAACTGGTCGACGTCATCGCCGACATCGAGATGACCGCCGGCTCCTCGGCACCCGTCGACCTGCTCGCGGCGAAGATCATCCAGCGCTCGGGGATGCGCACGATCGTCCTTGACGGCACCGAACCGGAACGGGTCGCGAGCGCGGTCAGGTACGGCGACCACGACGGGACCGACGTCGTTCCCGAGGGCGTCGGCGACGAACCCACCTACTGGGCCGAGGATGAGCGATAA